Proteins encoded in a region of the Actinomycetes bacterium genome:
- a CDS encoding amino acid permease has translation MTSAQAGLARRVPHPPPDRITGDTAPVAAILKGFLGGRIELFLGFICLAIYACGTVIMATASRLAWAMARDQRLPAHQLLARVPRATGGPPGATALVAAASAAIVITLGGNPDALTTLFTASTLLPAILYTATVVLYAWAARHRPLTQPDETSFRLGRWERPVVAGALGWLGVELVILLAPAQFRPAQGYALAAVAVGAVVYLLMRLTEPAAMTSQPPPTHHPGPAGEQPLW, from the coding sequence ATGACCAGCGCCCAGGCTGGCCTGGCCCGACGCGTGCCCCACCCCCCCCCCGACCGCATCACCGGCGACACCGCCCCGGTCGCGGCGATCCTCAAGGGGTTCCTCGGCGGGCGCATCGAGCTGTTCCTGGGCTTCATCTGCCTGGCCATCTACGCCTGCGGGACCGTCATCATGGCCACCGCCTCCCGGCTGGCCTGGGCCATGGCCAGAGACCAGCGCCTGCCCGCCCACCAGCTCCTGGCCCGCGTGCCCCGGGCGACCGGCGGGCCACCAGGGGCCACCGCGCTGGTCGCCGCCGCCAGCGCCGCGATCGTCATCACCCTGGGCGGCAACCCCGACGCGCTGACCACCTTGTTCACCGCCTCCACCCTGCTGCCCGCGATCCTGTACACCGCCACCGTCGTGCTGTACGCCTGGGCCGCCCGCCACCGCCCATTGACCCAGCCGGACGAGACGTCGTTCCGGCTCGGCCGCTGGGAGCGCCCCGTGGTAGCCGGCGCGCTGGGCTGGCTCGGCGTCGAGCTGGTGATCCTGCTCGCCCCCGCCCAGTTCCGCCCCGCCCAGGGCTACGCTCTGGCCGCGGTCGCGGTCGGCGCGGTCGTCTACCTGCTCATGCGGCTCACCGAGCCCGCCGCGATGACCAGCCAGCCCCCACCCACCCACCACCCAGGGCCGGCCGGGGAGCAGCCCCTATGGTGA
- a CDS encoding valine--tRNA ligase — protein MPKTYDPKTVEEPTYQRWLDEDVFRADARSGKPRWSMALPPPNVTGSLHIGHALDHTFQDYLARFHRMHGYEVLWLPGMDHAGIATQNVVERELAKEGKTRFDLGRDAFVERVWSWKAESGGRILGQMRRLGDSVDWSRERFTMDEGLSRAVREVFVSLYEQGLLYRGQRIINWCPRCLTALSDIEVEHEEVPGELAHLRYPLADGSGWIVVATSRAETMLGDTAVAVHPDDPRYQHLIGRTVRLPLVDREIPIVADDAVDPEFGTGAVKVTPAHDPNDYEIAERHGLEKVNILTEEAVVNENGGRFEGLDRYAARREVKAALAELGLLEKVDQASHSVGHCYRCRTEVEPRLSLQWFVRTRPLADQAMAAVRDGRTRFEPERYAGTFFGWMESIRDWCVSRQLWWGHRIPAWYCPDGHVTVDREDPPKCAECGATDLRQDEDVLDTWFSSGLWPFSTLGWPEETEDLRDFYPTSVLVTGYDIIFFWVARMLMFGCHFQPPTPFEVVAIHGMVRDREGKKMSKSFGNVIDPLELMDRYGTDALRFALIRGANPGADVPLAEEWVEGARNFANKLWNLGRFVLAAAPDGTDTGAQAGGLPTPHLRTGALVGGLPAPDLRTGALVGGLPAPDPGTGVLADRWLLSRLERTRAAATAAYDCYDPAEAARLLFSFAWSELADWAVELAKPRLARRDPGDDARRAWATLAYALDATLRLLHPVMPFVTEELSRALTGAPTITLGPWPAERPGDADEAAEADMAALQEVIAAVRRFRAEHQVPPARRPRLTISPASQAQAELFLAEAESVRRLARLEAVEVGPAPAGGQPTAKLLAGGAELYLPLEGLLDLDEERARLRRELDTLAQERARAGAKLANPSFVEKAPAEVVGKARARLAEVEEARTEVEAQLAELG, from the coding sequence CTGCCCAAGACCTACGACCCCAAGACGGTCGAGGAACCCACGTACCAGCGCTGGCTGGACGAGGACGTGTTCCGCGCCGACGCCCGATCGGGCAAGCCGCGCTGGAGCATGGCACTGCCCCCGCCCAACGTGACCGGCTCGCTGCACATCGGCCACGCCCTCGACCACACCTTCCAGGACTACCTGGCCCGCTTCCACCGCATGCACGGGTACGAGGTGCTGTGGCTGCCCGGCATGGACCACGCCGGCATCGCCACCCAGAACGTGGTCGAGCGCGAGCTGGCCAAGGAGGGCAAGACCCGCTTCGACCTCGGCCGCGACGCGTTCGTGGAGCGGGTGTGGAGCTGGAAGGCCGAGTCGGGCGGGCGCATCCTCGGCCAGATGCGCCGCCTGGGCGACTCGGTGGACTGGTCGCGCGAGCGCTTCACCATGGACGAGGGGCTGTCGCGCGCGGTGCGCGAGGTCTTCGTCAGCCTCTACGAGCAGGGCCTGCTCTACCGGGGCCAGCGCATCATCAACTGGTGCCCGCGCTGCCTGACCGCGCTCTCCGACATCGAGGTGGAGCACGAGGAGGTGCCGGGCGAGCTGGCCCACCTGCGCTACCCGCTCGCCGACGGCTCGGGCTGGATCGTGGTGGCCACCTCCCGGGCCGAGACCATGCTGGGCGACACCGCCGTGGCCGTGCACCCCGACGACCCGCGCTACCAGCACCTGATCGGCCGCACCGTGCGCCTGCCGCTGGTGGACCGCGAGATCCCGATCGTGGCCGACGACGCCGTGGACCCGGAGTTCGGCACCGGCGCGGTGAAGGTGACCCCGGCCCACGACCCCAACGACTACGAGATCGCCGAGCGCCACGGCCTCGAGAAGGTGAACATCCTCACCGAGGAGGCGGTCGTCAACGAGAACGGCGGGCGCTTCGAGGGCCTGGACCGGTACGCCGCACGCCGGGAGGTGAAGGCGGCCCTGGCCGAGCTCGGCCTGCTCGAGAAGGTCGACCAGGCGTCCCACTCGGTGGGCCACTGCTACCGCTGCCGCACCGAGGTGGAGCCGCGCCTGTCGCTGCAGTGGTTCGTTCGCACACGGCCGCTGGCCGACCAGGCCATGGCCGCGGTGCGCGACGGCCGGACCCGGTTCGAGCCCGAGCGCTACGCGGGGACCTTCTTCGGCTGGATGGAGTCGATCCGCGACTGGTGCGTGTCGCGTCAGCTCTGGTGGGGGCACCGCATCCCGGCCTGGTACTGCCCGGACGGGCACGTGACGGTGGACCGCGAGGACCCGCCCAAGTGCGCCGAGTGCGGCGCGACCGACCTGCGCCAGGACGAGGACGTGCTCGACACCTGGTTCTCGAGCGGGCTGTGGCCGTTCTCCACGCTCGGCTGGCCCGAGGAGACCGAGGACCTGCGCGACTTCTACCCGACCTCGGTGCTGGTGACCGGTTACGACATCATCTTCTTCTGGGTGGCCCGGATGCTGATGTTCGGCTGCCACTTCCAGCCCCCGACGCCCTTCGAGGTGGTGGCCATCCACGGGATGGTGCGCGACCGGGAGGGCAAGAAGATGTCGAAGTCGTTCGGCAACGTGATCGACCCGCTCGAGCTGATGGACCGCTACGGCACCGACGCGCTGCGGTTCGCGCTCATCCGGGGCGCCAACCCCGGGGCCGACGTGCCGCTGGCCGAGGAGTGGGTCGAGGGGGCCCGGAACTTCGCCAACAAGCTCTGGAACCTCGGCCGGTTCGTCCTCGCTGCGGCGCCCGACGGTACCGACACAGGCGCCCAGGCCGGGGGTCTCCCGACCCCGCACCTGAGGACCGGGGCGCTGGTCGGGGGTCTCCCGGCCCCGGACCTGAGGACCGGGGCGCTGGTCGGGGGTCTCCCGGCCCCGGACCCTGGGACCGGGGTGCTGGCCGACCGGTGGCTGCTCAGCCGGCTCGAGCGGACCCGGGCGGCCGCGACCGCCGCCTACGACTGCTACGACCCGGCCGAGGCCGCCCGCCTGCTGTTCTCGTTCGCCTGGAGCGAGCTGGCCGACTGGGCGGTGGAGCTGGCCAAGCCGCGGCTGGCACGCCGGGACCCCGGCGACGACGCCCGACGGGCCTGGGCCACCCTGGCCTACGCGCTCGACGCGACCCTGCGCCTGCTCCACCCGGTGATGCCGTTCGTGACCGAGGAGCTGAGCCGGGCCCTCACCGGCGCGCCAACCATCACGCTGGGGCCGTGGCCGGCCGAGCGGCCCGGCGACGCCGACGAGGCCGCCGAGGCGGACATGGCCGCCCTGCAGGAGGTGATCGCGGCCGTGCGCCGGTTCCGGGCCGAGCACCAGGTGCCCCCGGCGCGCCGGCCCCGCCTCACGATCTCCCCGGCCAGTCAGGCCCAGGCCGAGCTGTTCCTTGCCGAGGCCGAGAGCGTGCGCCGGCTCGCGCGGCTCGAAGCGGTCGAGGTCGGCCCGGCCCCGGCCGGCGGGCAGCCCACCGCCAAGCTCCTCGCGGGCGGCGCCGAGCTGTACCTGCCGCTGGAGGGACTGCTCGACCTCGACGAGGAGCGGGCCCGGCTCCGCAGGGAGCTGGACACCCTGGCCCAGGAGCGGGCCCGGGCCGGGGCGAAGCTGGCCAACCCGTCCTTCGTGGAGAAGGCGCCCGCCGAGGTGGTGGGCAAGGCCCGCGCCCGCCTGGCCGAGGTGGAGGAGGCCCGCACCGAGGTCGAGGCCCAACTCGCCGAGCTGGGCTAG